A genomic segment from Streptosporangium roseum DSM 43021 encodes:
- a CDS encoding YbaB/EbfC family nucleoid-associated protein, giving the protein MFDSTNFELEDLERFSRDAEQEIRRLAGIEGELREIHGTGTGADGLISVTANGSGQVEKIDLNPRVMRLDSHVLAAELMKAIDAARADGERKTNELLSGAGISADTPNLDELQERMTVTYEAFARSMDGLSRRLDRD; this is encoded by the coding sequence GTGTTCGATTCCACCAACTTCGAGTTGGAAGACCTGGAGCGGTTCAGCCGGGACGCGGAGCAGGAGATACGGCGCCTCGCCGGTATCGAAGGCGAGCTCCGAGAGATACACGGCACCGGAACGGGTGCCGACGGGCTGATCAGCGTGACCGCCAACGGCTCAGGGCAGGTGGAGAAGATCGACCTCAACCCCCGAGTGATGCGGCTGGACAGTCACGTCCTGGCGGCAGAGCTCATGAAGGCGATCGACGCGGCCCGAGCGGACGGGGAGCGCAAGACCAACGAGCTTCTGAGCGGTGCGGGTATCTCCGCCGACACGCCGAACCTCGACGAGTTGCAGGAGCGGATGACCGTGACCTACGAGGCGTTCGCTCGCTCCATGGACGGCCTCTCACGCCGCCTGGACCGTGACTGA